The following nucleotide sequence is from Borrelia sp. A-FGy1.
GAAATTGCTAAATCAACCTCCTCATTAGATCCTTTAAGATAAATTCCTGTTTTAATCAAATCTTCATAATTTTTATAAACCGACAATAAATATCTAATTTTAGATATTAATTTCTGCTTTTCAAAACTTACTATCCTATGAAGAGACCTTGAAGTAGAACTTAAAACATTTACAGAAGGATAAACTCCTCTATCAGATAAATCTCTATCTAAAATTATATGTCCATCTAAAATAGCTTTCATACTATCAGCTATTGGTTCTGTAAAGTCATCACCCTCAACTAAAACAGTATAAAATCCCGTAATACTGCCTTTTCCATTAAGACCTGAACGTTCAAGCAAAAAAGGAATTTCTACAAAAACAGAAGGAGGATAACCTTTGGCCGTAGGTGGTTCTCCCATAGAAAGACCTATTTCTCTTTTTGCGCTCGCAAATCTTGTCATTGAATCAAACAACAAAATAACATCTAAACCCTTATCCCTAAAATGCTCAGCTATTAATGTTGCAGTATAAGCACCTTTATATCTAGAAATAGGAGATTCATCAGAAGTTGATACAACCAAAACGCTTTTTTTTAAACGATCTTCTCCTAACTCATACTTAACAAATTCATTAAGCTCACGTCCCCTCTCACCAATAAATGCAATAACATTAACATCTGCTTTTGAATGCTTAGCAAGCATACCAAGCAAAGTAGATTTACCCACACCAGCACCAGAAAAAATACCTACACGCTGTCCCTTTGCAATTGGCAAAAATCCATCAAGAACTCTTACTCCAGTAATTATTTGTTCAGAAAATATGCCTCTATTTAAGGGATTAATCCTATTAAATTTTATTTCTTTATAGTTCTTATAAAAAAACTGTCCCTTATCATCAATAGGTCTACCAAGAGAATCAATTACCCTTCCAAGCAATTCATCACTAAGATTAATCTGAGGTCTTTTATTTAAAGAATAAACTTTATCCTCAACCTCAATTCCATCAAAACTTTCATAAGCCATAAGGCTAACTAAATATCCATTAAATCCTAATACTTCAGCATATATTTTCTTACCATTTCTCTGCTCAATAATACATAAATCTCCTATGCCACATTTTGGACCCAGACTCTCAACTAAAAGACCCTTAATTTTCTTTATTCTCCCAATAAGAGATATAGAATCAAAATCATCTAATATTTTTGAATAAATCTTTAAAAAATTGTCCATTAATATTCCAAGAAGAAAGACTTAAGAGAAATTCTTAAGTCTTTCTTCTATCCTATCAAGCTGAGATGAAATACGTGCATCAATTTCTCCAAAGTCTGTCTCAATAACACAACCACCTTTTCCTATATTTAAATCCTCAATAACTTCTAAATGTTCTATAAAATTAAACTTAGAAATGAACTCATTTTTCTCATGCTTAACAATATCTAAATCATCAAGATTGACCCGAATGATAATATTCGTTTTATTTTTTATTTTTTTTAAGGCTTCATTCACATTTTCTATAATAACATTCTTTTGAGTGTCTACAATTCTTTTAACCACTTTAACTGCAATTTGCATAATAAGATTCATTATTTGTACTCCTGAAGATTCAAGAATTTCTCTTCTCTTTGAAACTAAAGAAGCTATTATACTATTTAATTTTTCTAGCAATCTATCAAAATCTTCACAACCCTTATTAAAACCCGCTTCATATCCTTCTTTCTCTCCCTTAGTAGTTGCAATTTCAAGTTCATTTTTTAATTTATCTTCATACTCTTTTACTTTCTTTTCAATTTCAAGATTAGACTCTCTCTCAATTGTCTCTTTTTTATTCTCAGCTTCTTTTTGCAAAGCTTCAGATCTATTATTAGCCAAATTAACTATTTCACTAGCTTGCTCTCTAGCTTCTTTAAGAATTCTAGAAGATTCTTCTTCTATTTCTTTCATAACAAGCTCACGCCTATTGTCAAGCTCTTCTTGAAGTTTTGCCCTTTTATCCATTAAAATTTCAAGCTCACTCTTAAGACTAACAACCTGACTATCCATATCAAAAACTTCACTTTCTTTTTTTCTAATTTCTAAAGATTCAAAAATAGGATTTGAAATTTCAACAAATTCCAACTTTGCTACATTTTCAATTTCTTGTGATTTATATAAAATCTTAGGCAAGTAAAACTCCTTCACTAAACAAGCACATCTTCTTCACCTCCTCTAGAAATCACTATTTCACCTTGTTCTTCTAATTTTCTAATCAAAGAAACAATCTTTTGTTGAGATTCCTCAACATCTTTACGCCTAGTAGGTCCTAAAAATTCCATATCTTCCTTAAGCATTCCAGCAGCTCTTTTAGACATATTTTTAAAAATCTTTTCCTGAACAGGTACATCAACAGATTTTAAAGCCTTTGCTAATTCTTGTCCATCTATTTCCCTTAAAACTCTTTGTATTGACCTATCATCAAGAAGAACAATATCTTCAAATACGAACATTTTCTTTTTTATTTCTTCGGCAAGCTCAGGATCTTCTTCTTCAAGAGACTCAATTATAAATTTTTCTGTCTTTCTATCAGCCATATTAATTATCTCAACAACATTATCAACACCACCAGCTGAAGTATAATCTTCTGAAGACAAAGATGCTAGCTTCTTCTCAAGCACTCTCTCAACTTCCCTTACTACTTCTGGAGAAGTTCTATCCATCAACGCAATCCTTCTTGCAACATTAGTCTGAATTTCAGTAGGAAGACTTGATAAAATAAATGAAGCTTTTTGAGGATCAAGATATGAAAGTATCAAAGCAATTGTTTGTGGATGTTCCTGTTGTATAAAATTTAAAATATTAGCAGGATCGGCTCTTCTAATAAACTCAAAAGGTCTTGACTGTAAAGCAGATCCCAAATTATTAATAATATCAACAGCTTTTTGCGTACCAAGAGATTTTTCAAGAAGTTCTCTAGCATAATCTATTCCACCCTTTTGTATAAATTCCTGGGCCATCATCAATTCTTTAAATTCCAAAAGAACACTATCTTTAAGTTCAGAAGTAATAGTATCAAGCTTTGCTATCTCAAAGGTTAAAGACTCTATCTCCTCTTGAGAGAGATACTTAAATATCTTAGACGAAATCTCAGATCCTATTGAAACCAATAATATAGCTGCCTTTTGTTTCCCAGTTAAAGTGGAGATATCAAGTATCTCTTTTTCGCCTTTCTCTTCCATAAACTCTATCACCCTTTATACATTCTTAAAAATCCATGTTCTAATTAACTTAGCAACATCCTCTGGTTTCTCTCGAGCTAAAATCTCAGCATTACTCTGAAGCTCATCTCCCTCTCTAAGCCCACCAACAACATCATCAACCCCAATATCATCCCCATCCACTAATGCTTGCTGTCGTCTTAAATGAGCTTGTTTCGCAAGCTCTTCTTCTCTAAGACGTCTTCTTCTTTCAAGTTCTCTAGATACAATAAAAAATATTGTAAGAGCTAATATCAAAAAAGCAAATACTATGCTTCCCATAAACAAAAAATACCTAAATTTCTCACTAGCAAAGTAATCTTCGTCTATCTTCCTAAACTCATTTAATCTATCAAAAGCAATATTCCTAACAGTAATAGAATCTCCTCTCTCTGGCTTATATTCAAAAGAACTTTGCAAAACATCTGTAATCTTTTTCAAAGATTCATCAGAAATAGGCTTATACTCTCTTTTACGAATACCATTCTCTATTACAAAATTTCCAGACTCATCATAGACAAAATCCCATATACCATCCACAAAAATACCAAGAGAAACACCCGCAATCCTAGCAGGTTCTTTCTCACTTAAGGATTTCTTCTCATTAAGAGCAATGTTCTTAGTCTCCTTAAATTCATTTGATTTACCAATAATATCACTTAAATCCTGATACTCAGGGGGAGTATTGCCCTCCTGTCCTGGTGGCCCCCATGGACTATAACCCTGTCCCTGATATTCCCTCTTATGAACCTGAGACGAAATAACAGTAGAATCACTGACCTTCCTTGTATTATAAGAAGCTTTAGGATCTTGAGGCTGAAGTTCAATAGGAGCATACTCCTTAGACTCCATAGTTTGACGGGAAGTATCTAGTTTCACATTAATTCTCGCAATCATAAATCTATCAACAGACAAAACCCTACTTAAAGCAAAATCAATCTCATCTCTCAACATAGATTCATATTTTAATTTAAGCTTCCTTTCCTTTTCTGCCAAATCAATTCTATCCATCCCATCTAAATTAGAAAAATCATTTAATATATTTCCCTTATTGTCAACAATAGCAATATTATCTGATTCAAGACCTTCAACAGCATACTGAATCAATTTAACAAGACCCTCTACCTTTTTACGATTAGTAACAATATCAGAACCAGGCTTAGGTGTAATTCTAACAGAAGCCTTAACAGGTTCTTGAGATTCCTTAAAAAGAGCCTTCTCTGGCATTACAAGATTAATGCTAACAGCATCAACATCATCAAGAGCTACAATATGCTGTTCAACAGCTCTTGTGATTGATCTTCTAAGATTAATATTTCTTTCAAAATCTGTAATAGTCCATCTGTCAATATCAAAAAGAGACCAAGGATCCATATGAACAGGGACAAGCTCCTCTCTAACAAGAATAGCTCTCATTCTTTTAGATATATTTTCATCTGTTAAGTGAATTTTTCCATCTGAAGAAATAGTATACGTAACATTTTCCCTGTCAAGTCTTTGAATTATTCTATCTAATAAATACTGATCTTTAATTCCAACACCAAAAAGAGCAATACTCTGAGCCTTGGTAGAAAATCCTACTAAAAAAACAAGCGCAAAAATTACAAATAAAGCAATAATTCCAAAGGCAATTCTTTGAATCATACTAGCCTTTTTAAAAACTGCTTTTACCGATGTGAAAAATTTAGTAAAAAAATTGCTCAAACTGTATAGCTCCTTAACGAATATTAATTATATCTTGATAAGCTTTAATGCTTCTTTCAACAACAGCTTTTGTGATGCTTAAATTCATATTAGCTTTAGCCATTGCGATAACAACATCATGCACATCAATTTTATCTGGTTCTATAATAGACTTCTTCATTGCTTTATGCACATTTAATTGACTATCATTTACACTAGATATTACATTCAAAATCACATCCTTAAAAGTTTTAGGCATTTCTTTTTTAACATCAAAGCCAGAAGAATTTAATCCAAAATGTAAAGGATCTTTACGAACTAAATAAAAATTATTATCCACAAAAAAAGAATCAACCCTCATTACCTAAACCTCTCAACTTATTAATATTAATTTTGCAATATTGATAATGCATTCCTAAACATCGCTTTACTGCTATTAATAACAGTAGAATTTGCTTCATAAGCACGAGAAGCAGAAATCATATCTACCATCTCTTCAACTACATTAACATTAGGAAGTTCAACATAACCCTTCCTATCACCAGAATTGATTGCATCAGGATGAGTTGGGTCATATTTCAACTTTAAAGGAGCTTTATCCTTTTCAATACCAGCAACTCTAACTCCCTGTCCAATCCCATTATCAAGATACTCAGGCACAAAAGGGCCTTTCCAATATGGATTTCTAACTCTTGAAGAAAAAATCACCCGCTGCCTCCTATAAGCTCCCCCATCAGAAGTTCTAGTAGTCTCCACATTTGCAATATTATTTGAAATAACATCTATTCTTAATCTTTGCGCTGTTAAGCCCGTTGAAGCAGTATTAATACTTGAAAATAATCCCATAAATTATATTCCTTAAGATAATAACTTATTTTATTACAATATTCACACTTTTAAAATAATGGGCCTGAATATTTGTAAACAAGTTATACATCATTTGATTTTGGATAAGATTTTTGATCTCAGAATCAATATTAACATTATTGCCATTATTATTAAAACTAGATAAATAATCAAGCACTCTGCGTGGTTTAATATCCAAATAACCCAACTCTCTAACATCATCTAAATGTCTTTCATCAACTTTTAATAAAGGCAATCTATTTGCTTTTTCATTTAAAAAAGCTCGCTTAAGCTCAGCTTCAAAAGTGACTTTACTTCTCTTAAAATTAGGAGTATCTATATTCGCAATATTATCAGATATAACAGCCTGTCTTAAACTAAGAACATCCAAATACCTGTGTGTTAAATCAATTGAATTTTCAAAATTAATCAAACTAATACCCTCTACCTAAAGTAACCTTTACCTATATTATATAATAATTTAAGTCTTTTTGTTCTTTAATTTCTATTTTTTCATTAACATAGCTCAAGTCTATTTCAATTTTTTTTAACTTACTACCAGGTGCTTCAAAAAAAAGATCAGCAAGGACTTTTTCCATAACTCCATGCAATCTTCTTGCACCAAGATTTTCTCCTTCAAGATTCATATTAAAAGTAAGCTCAGCTATTCTATCAATTGCTTCTTCTCTAAACTCCAAAGTTAAATCATATATTTTAAACATCTCAATATACTGTCTTATTAAAGAATTTTTTGTTTCTTTTAAAATATTTTTAAAATCATCTATACTTAAACTCTTAAGCTCAACCTTGATTGGAAACCTACCCTGAAGCTCAGGTATTAAATCAGATGGCTTTGATAAATTAAAAGCTCCTGCTGCAATGAATAAAATATGAGAAGTATCTATTATCCCATATTTTGTATTAACTTTAGATCCCTCAACAATTGGTAATATATCTCTTTGAACACCCTCTCTAGAAACATCATTCCCACTTCTATTCTTAGTAGCTATCTTATCAATCTCATCAATAAAAATAATTCCCATATTCTCTACTCTAGACTTTGCGATCTCTACTATATTCTCATTATCAACTAATTTTTCAAGTTCTTCAGCTAAAATGATTTCTCTAGCTTTTTTTACTTTAACTTCTCTCCTTTTCTTCCTATCAAATATATTATTAATCAATCCCCCAAGACTCATATCAATCTCTTCAAAATTACCACCAGAAAATATTTCTATTGTAGAAACAGGCATTTTGCCTGAAACATAAATATCAATAAGATTATCATCAAGTTCTCCATTTCTTAGCTGCTTTCTAAGCTTATCTCTTACTTTTTCGCTAGCTTTTCTTTCCTCGTCGTTCTCAGGATTTTCAGGTGATTTAAAAAGTTTATCAATTATTCTATCCTCTACACGCTTACCGGCCTCTTCACGAACAGAATTATACATCTCTTCCTTTACCATGCTAACTGCAATACTCATTAAGTCACGAATCATAGATTCAACATCACGTCCAACATAGCCCACTTCAGTATACTTTGTTGCCTCAACTTTAATAAAAGGAGCTTTAATGAGCTTTGAAAGTCTCCTAGCAATCTCAGTTTTTCCAATTCCAGTTGAACCAATCATAATAATATTTTTAGGCATAACATCGTCTCTTATTTCCTTAGGAAGCCTAGATCTTATATACCTATTAACAAGAGCAATTGAAACTACTTTTTTAGCTTCAGATTGCCCTATTATATATTTATCTAATTCTGCAACAATCTCTTTAGGAATTATACTTTGATTTTCAAGCTTATCCATTAACCAATCTCCTCAAGAACAATATTTGAATTAGTATATATACACACTCTTGCTGCCACCTTCAAAGACTTAAATGCAATATCAGAAGCACTTAACTTTTTATTTTCCATATAAGCAAGGGCAGCTGAATATGCATAATTCCCTCCGCTACCTATAGATATAACATCTTCTTCAGGTTCGATAACATCACCCGTACCAGAAATCAATAAAATACTATCAGTAGTAGCTACAAGCATCATTGCTTCAAGCTTGTGAAGTATCCTATCAGATCTCCAATCCTTTGCAAGATCAACAGCAGCTCTTTTAATATCAATAACTCCATCTTCTCTCGCCTTAATCTTCTCTTCAAATTTTTCAAAAAGAGTAATAGCATCAGAAGTTGAACCTGCAAATCCTGCTAAAATTTTACCACTAAGTAATTTTCTTATTTTTATAGCATTAGATTTTAAAACAGTATGCCCAAAAGTTACCTGACCATCTGCTGCTACTACAGTCTTACCTCCTTTCCTTATTGCAATTACCGTAGTCCCTTTAAAGCTCATATAACTCCCCCCTATTTAGATATTTCATTCAATAAATTCCTTAATAAGGATATTAGATACATCCTTATTCTCAAAATAATTTTCCAGATCATAATTATATTAATCCCAAGCTCATTATACTGAGAATCAAATATCTTATAAAGTTCAGCACTCCTTTAACCTCCTGAGCCTACTTTCATATAAAACCTTAGAACCATCTGCAAAATAATCAACATTGTATAATAAACATTAAGACCAAATTCAAACTCAATATAAACAGTAACTAAAGCTCCAATTTTTACAAGTGCATAAGTTACAGAATTATTTCTTTTCGTAAAAAAATTCTGTATTCTCTTATAAGATAAAGTTTCAGTAAAAATCACATATATATTCTAAAACCTAGAGATATATTTTCTATTTTGCCTTGGATAAATACTATAAATATCTATTAATATAACAGAATATTTTCTTTCCTTTTTGGATACTCCACTTACTTCACCAACTCGAACTTCAATATTAACAACTATTATAAATCCAAATATTACTTCAACATGATATTTATCAAGATGAGATGATAACTCTCTAATTTGATTAGACAAAAATTCACTAATTCGTTTTGAATCAATAACAGCCCAAGACACAGAAATAGAGTTTGAAAGACTTTCTTTGCAATATCTGCAAAAGTAATTAGAAATACTATCTAAAACTAATTTCAAAATATCATCTAAGTAAAAATGATTAAAAATTTCAAATTTTTCTTTACCTTTTAAAAATTTCAAATTATCAAAATAAAGTAATTTAATCATGAAGTTACTTGAAATTACTTATCACTCTATTAACACCCTCTTGTTGTTCCTTAGTTAAAGCCTTGTTTTTTGCCTTTTCATAATACAACAAAGCATTACTAAAATCACCAAGCGAGTAGTAATTAGCCCCTCTTAACATAAAAAATTCAAAGTAATTCTCTCCCATAGCCTCAAGTTTATTTAAATATCCCTTAGCTTCTACTTGTTTATCAAAATCATAAACATACATATTAGAGAGAGCAAAAATAGCTTCCTTAAAATCATACTTAATAGAAATTGATTTTAAAAAAGAATCTTCAGCAAGATTTAAATATTCATAAACCTTTTCTTTATTCTTTATTTCTTTAGTTAAATTATAAGAAGAAACTCCTATATAAAAATGAGATAAATGATTGTTTGGATTATATTCCAAATTTTTATTAAAAAACTCAATAGCAGGCCCATATTGTCCAAGTTTGATAAGCTCAAGACCAATTAAGCTAAAAAATCTAGACTTTTTATCAATAGAATTTAATATCCTCAAAACATTTTTTTCCTCTCTATTAATAAACTCCTTATAAACTTCAATCTTCTCTAAAGGACCACCCCCTGCTACTTCTATCTCTCTTATTCTAAGACCAAGATTCATCTTCTCCTTAGCTCCTTCTCCACAAGAGATAACCAAAAATAACAAGACTGGCATAAATCTTTTCATTTAATCATCACTACTTTTTTTGTTTAAATTTCTTAAGAATGTTGGAACATCAATATCATCCTCAAAATAATTAACATTTTTAGATTTTGATATAAAGTTTTCATTTACTCCATAAGTAGTCCCTATATTACCCTGATTTCCAGACATTAAACTATCAAATTCTCTTGAGCTTAAAGTATTATTCTCAGCCACATCAGATAAGTCTTTTTGCTTTTTAGAGGAAAATCCAGTAGCAACAACAGTAACATAAATTTCATCATCAAGATTTGAATTAATCGCATGTCCATAAATAACAGTAGCCTCATCATCAACACTAGCAGTAATTATTCCCATAATCTCTTCAAGCTCAAGTAATGAGAAATCTTCACCTCCAGTTACATTAACAAGAAGACCCTTAGACCCTTCAATTCTAACCTCTTCAAGCAAAGGATTACTAATAGCAGAAGTAGCCGCATCAACTGCCCTATTCTCACCTTTGCCATAACCAATTCCCATTAAAGCATCACCTTGGCCTTGCATAATGCTTTTAACATCAGCAAAATCAATATTAACCTCACCATGCTCAATAATAAGACCAGCAATACCCTGTACACCCATTCTTAAAACATCATCTGCTCTTTTAAAGGCGTCTTTTATAGTAGTTCGCTTATCAACAACAGTTAAAAGCTTTTGGTTTGGAATAATAATTAGGGTATCAACAGATTTTCGCAAATTATTTATTCCCTGATCAGCAAGTCGCATTTTTTTAGGTCCCTCAAACTTAAAAGGTTTAGTAACAACACCAACAGTTAAAATACCAAGTTCTTTTGCAACCTGTGCAATAACAGGTGCAGCGCCTGTTCCAGTTCCTCCACCCATTCCAGCAGTAATAAAAACCATATCAGCACCTGCTAAATGATTTTTAATAATATCAATATCTTCTTCTGCTGCTGCCTGTCCTATTTCAGGTTTTCCACCAGCTCCAAGACCCGCTGTAACCTTAGAACCAAG
It contains:
- a CDS encoding FliI/YscN family ATPase; the encoded protein is MDNFLKIYSKILDDFDSISLIGRIKKIKGLLVESLGPKCGIGDLCIIEQRNGKKIYAEVLGFNGYLVSLMAYESFDGIEVEDKVYSLNKRPQINLSDELLGRVIDSLGRPIDDKGQFFYKNYKEIKFNRINPLNRGIFSEQIITGVRVLDGFLPIAKGQRVGIFSGAGVGKSTLLGMLAKHSKADVNVIAFIGERGRELNEFVKYELGEDRLKKSVLVVSTSDESPISRYKGAYTATLIAEHFRDKGLDVILLFDSMTRFASAKREIGLSMGEPPTAKGYPPSVFVEIPFLLERSGLNGKGSITGFYTVLVEGDDFTEPIADSMKAILDGHIILDRDLSDRGVYPSVNVLSSTSRSLHRIVSFEKQKLISKIRYLLSVYKNYEDLIKTGIYLKGSNEEVDLAISKYSKIIDFVSQEMQEEFEYENLDNEIREILS
- the fliH gene encoding flagellar assembly protein FliH produces the protein MPKILYKSQEIENVAKLEFVEISNPIFESLEIRKKESEVFDMDSQVVSLKSELEILMDKRAKLQEELDNRRELVMKEIEEESSRILKEAREQASEIVNLANNRSEALQKEAENKKETIERESNLEIEKKVKEYEDKLKNELEIATTKGEKEGYEAGFNKGCEDFDRLLEKLNSIIASLVSKRREILESSGVQIMNLIMQIAVKVVKRIVDTQKNVIIENVNEALKKIKNKTNIIIRVNLDDLDIVKHEKNEFISKFNFIEHLEVIEDLNIGKGGCVIETDFGEIDARISSQLDRIEERLKNFS
- the fliG gene encoding flagellar motor switch protein FliG, translated to MEEKGEKEILDISTLTGKQKAAILLVSIGSEISSKIFKYLSQEEIESLTFEIAKLDTITSELKDSVLLEFKELMMAQEFIQKGGIDYARELLEKSLGTQKAVDIINNLGSALQSRPFEFIRRADPANILNFIQQEHPQTIALILSYLDPQKASFILSSLPTEIQTNVARRIALMDRTSPEVVREVERVLEKKLASLSSEDYTSAGGVDNVVEIINMADRKTEKFIIESLEEEDPELAEEIKKKMFVFEDIVLLDDRSIQRVLREIDGQELAKALKSVDVPVQEKIFKNMSKRAAGMLKEDMEFLGPTRRKDVEESQQKIVSLIRKLEEQGEIVISRGGEEDVLV
- the fliF gene encoding flagellar basal-body MS-ring/collar protein FliF, whose product is MSNFFTKFFTSVKAVFKKASMIQRIAFGIIALFVIFALVFLVGFSTKAQSIALFGVGIKDQYLLDRIIQRLDRENVTYTISSDGKIHLTDENISKRMRAILVREELVPVHMDPWSLFDIDRWTITDFERNINLRRSITRAVEQHIVALDDVDAVSINLVMPEKALFKESQEPVKASVRITPKPGSDIVTNRKKVEGLVKLIQYAVEGLESDNIAIVDNKGNILNDFSNLDGMDRIDLAEKERKLKLKYESMLRDEIDFALSRVLSVDRFMIARINVKLDTSRQTMESKEYAPIELQPQDPKASYNTRKVSDSTVISSQVHKREYQGQGYSPWGPPGQEGNTPPEYQDLSDIIGKSNEFKETKNIALNEKKSLSEKEPARIAGVSLGIFVDGIWDFVYDESGNFVIENGIRKREYKPISDESLKKITDVLQSSFEYKPERGDSITVRNIAFDRLNEFRKIDEDYFASEKFRYFLFMGSIVFAFLILALTIFFIVSRELERRRRLREEELAKQAHLRRQQALVDGDDIGVDDVVGGLREGDELQSNAEILAREKPEDVAKLIRTWIFKNV
- the fliE gene encoding flagellar hook-basal body complex protein FliE encodes the protein MRVDSFFVDNNFYLVRKDPLHFGLNSSGFDVKKEMPKTFKDVILNVISSVNDSQLNVHKAMKKSIIEPDKIDVHDVVIAMAKANMNLSITKAVVERSIKAYQDIINIR
- the flgC gene encoding flagellar basal body rod protein FlgC, with the translated sequence MGLFSSINTASTGLTAQRLRIDVISNNIANVETTRTSDGGAYRRQRVIFSSRVRNPYWKGPFVPEYLDNGIGQGVRVAGIEKDKAPLKLKYDPTHPDAINSGDRKGYVELPNVNVVEEMVDMISASRAYEANSTVINSSKAMFRNALSILQN
- the flgB gene encoding flagellar basal body rod protein FlgB — protein: MINFENSIDLTHRYLDVLSLRQAVISDNIANIDTPNFKRSKVTFEAELKRAFLNEKANRLPLLKVDERHLDDVRELGYLDIKPRRVLDYLSSFNNNGNNVNIDSEIKNLIQNQMMYNLFTNIQAHYFKSVNIVIK
- the hslU gene encoding HslU--HslV peptidase ATPase subunit; translated protein: MDKLENQSIIPKEIVAELDKYIIGQSEAKKVVSIALVNRYIRSRLPKEIRDDVMPKNIIMIGSTGIGKTEIARRLSKLIKAPFIKVEATKYTEVGYVGRDVESMIRDLMSIAVSMVKEEMYNSVREEAGKRVEDRIIDKLFKSPENPENDEERKASEKVRDKLRKQLRNGELDDNLIDIYVSGKMPVSTIEIFSGGNFEEIDMSLGGLINNIFDRKKRREVKVKKAREIILAEELEKLVDNENIVEIAKSRVENMGIIFIDEIDKIATKNRSGNDVSREGVQRDILPIVEGSKVNTKYGIIDTSHILFIAAGAFNLSKPSDLIPELQGRFPIKVELKSLSIDDFKNILKETKNSLIRQYIEMFKIYDLTLEFREEAIDRIAELTFNMNLEGENLGARRLHGVMEKVLADLFFEAPGSKLKKIEIDLSYVNEKIEIKEQKDLNYYII
- the hslV gene encoding ATP-dependent protease subunit HslV gives rise to the protein MSFKGTTVIAIRKGGKTVVAADGQVTFGHTVLKSNAIKIRKLLSGKILAGFAGSTSDAITLFEKFEEKIKAREDGVIDIKRAAVDLAKDWRSDRILHKLEAMMLVATTDSILLISGTGDVIEPEEDVISIGSGGNYAYSAALAYMENKKLSASDIAFKSLKVAARVCIYTNSNIVLEEIG
- the ftsZ gene encoding cell division protein FtsZ gives rise to the protein MKDYNIIDSHARRFDSAANPTVLKVIGAGGGGSNAVNRMIEYGVRDVEFIVANTDLQALQTSIAPIKIALGSKVTAGLGAGGKPEIGQAAAEEDIDIIKNHLAGADMVFITAGMGGGTGTGAAPVIAQVAKELGILTVGVVTKPFKFEGPKKMRLADQGINNLRKSVDTLIIIPNQKLLTVVDKRTTIKDAFKRADDVLRMGVQGIAGLIIEHGEVNIDFADVKSIMQGQGDALMGIGYGKGENRAVDAATSAISNPLLEEVRIEGSKGLLVNVTGGEDFSLLELEEIMGIITASVDDEATVIYGHAINSNLDDEIYVTVVATGFSSKKQKDLSDVAENNTLSSREFDSLMSGNQGNIGTTYGVNENFISKSKNVNYFEDDIDVPTFLRNLNKKSSDD